A DNA window from Comamonas fluminis contains the following coding sequences:
- the rpsA gene encoding 30S ribosomal protein S1 has translation MSESFAALFEESLTRTEMRPGEVITAEVVRVEHNFVVVNAGLKSEAYVPLDEFKNDQGEVEVQVGDFVSVAIGSIENGYGDTILSRDTAKRLASWLSLEKALESGEFVTGTTSGKVKGGLTVLVNGIRAFLPGSLIDTRPIKDLTPYENKTMEFKVIKLDRKRNNVVLSRRAVVEASMGEERAKLMETLKEGAIVQGVVKNITEYGAFVDLGGIDGLLHITDMAWRRVRHPSEVVTAGQEITAKILKFDTEKNRVSLGLKQMGDDPWMGVARRYPSGTRLFGKVTNIADYGAFVELEPGIEGLVHVSEMDWTNKNIAPTKLVSLGDEVEVMVLEIDEDKRRISLGMKQCKANPWQEFAQNTKRGDRVKGPIKSITDFGVFVGLAAGIDGLVHLSDLSWNEAGEAAVRNYKKGQEVEAIVLAVDVERERISLGIKQLDSDPFTTFVTVNDKGQIVTGKVKTVDAKGAEIDLGEDIIGYLRASEISQDRVEDARSVLKEGDDVTAVVVNVDRKSRNIQLSIKQKDHAEQQEAMASLSQQSSKENAGTTSLGALLRAKLDADK, from the coding sequence ATGTCTGAATCTTTTGCCGCCCTTTTTGAAGAGTCGTTGACACGCACCGAAATGCGTCCTGGCGAAGTTATCACCGCTGAAGTCGTGCGCGTTGAGCACAACTTCGTGGTGGTGAACGCTGGCCTGAAGTCGGAAGCCTACGTGCCTCTGGACGAGTTCAAGAACGACCAGGGCGAAGTCGAAGTCCAAGTGGGTGACTTCGTTTCCGTGGCCATCGGCTCCATCGAAAACGGCTACGGCGACACCATCCTGTCCCGTGACACCGCCAAGCGTCTGGCTTCCTGGCTGTCGCTGGAAAAGGCTCTGGAGTCTGGCGAATTCGTGACCGGTACTACTTCCGGCAAGGTCAAGGGCGGTCTGACCGTTCTGGTCAACGGCATCCGCGCATTCCTGCCCGGTTCGCTGATCGACACACGTCCCATCAAGGACCTGACCCCCTACGAAAACAAGACCATGGAATTCAAGGTCATCAAGCTGGACCGCAAGCGCAACAACGTTGTGCTGTCGCGTCGCGCTGTGGTGGAAGCCTCCATGGGCGAAGAGCGCGCCAAGCTGATGGAAACCCTGAAGGAAGGCGCTATCGTTCAGGGCGTGGTCAAGAACATCACCGAATACGGTGCGTTCGTGGACCTGGGCGGTATCGACGGCCTGCTGCACATCACCGACATGGCATGGCGCCGTGTGCGTCACCCTTCCGAAGTGGTGACTGCTGGCCAGGAAATCACTGCCAAGATCCTGAAGTTCGACACCGAAAAGAACCGCGTGTCTCTGGGTCTGAAGCAAATGGGCGACGACCCATGGATGGGCGTTGCTCGCCGCTATCCTTCCGGCACTCGTCTGTTCGGCAAGGTCACCAACATTGCTGACTACGGCGCATTCGTGGAACTGGAACCCGGCATCGAAGGCCTGGTGCACGTTTCCGAAATGGACTGGACCAACAAGAACATTGCTCCTACCAAGCTCGTGTCCCTGGGCGACGAAGTGGAAGTCATGGTTCTGGAAATCGACGAAGACAAGCGTCGCATCTCCCTGGGCATGAAGCAGTGCAAGGCTAACCCCTGGCAAGAATTCGCTCAGAACACCAAGCGCGGTGACCGCGTGAAGGGCCCCATCAAGTCCATCACCGACTTCGGCGTGTTCGTGGGTCTGGCTGCCGGTATCGACGGCCTGGTGCACCTGTCTGACCTGTCGTGGAACGAAGCTGGCGAAGCCGCCGTTCGTAACTACAAGAAGGGTCAAGAAGTCGAAGCCATCGTGCTGGCCGTGGACGTTGAGCGCGAGCGCATCTCCCTGGGCATCAAGCAGCTGGACAGCGATCCTTTCACGACCTTCGTGACCGTGAACGACAAGGGCCAGATCGTGACCGGTAAGGTCAAGACCGTGGACGCCAAGGGCGCTGAAATCGACCTGGGTGAAGACATCATCGGCTACCTGCGCGCTTCCGAAATCTCGCAAGACCGCGTGGAAGATGCTCGTTCCGTCCTGAAGGAAGGTGACGACGTGACTGCTGTGGTGGTGAACGTGGATCGCAAGAGCCGCAACATCCAGCTGTCCATCAAGCAAAAGGACCACGCTGAACAGCAAGAAGCCATGGCTTCCCTGTCGCAGCAATCGTCCAAGGAAAACGCTGGTACCACCAGCCTGGGCGCACTGCTGCGCGCCAAGCTGGACGCTGACAAGTAA
- a CDS encoding bifunctional 3-phosphoshikimate 1-carboxyvinyltransferase/cytidylate kinase, protein MFTTEFLDLPALDSAHGTVSLPGSKSISNRVLLLAALSQGTTTIHDLLDSDDTQVMLAGLKQLGCKITPDAVTPGQAIEVTGIGGQLPHGTAATLFLGNAGTAMRPLTAALSVLGGNFEMTGVPRMYERPIGDLVDALRQLGCKIDYLKDEGFPPLKIGQPDFSQLGSESIKVRGDVSSQFLTSLLMALPLLAKGRDITIEVVGELISKPYIHITLELLARFGIAVKNDNWQRFVIPEGSRYQSPGDIHVEADASSASYFIALGAIAAEADEQKSIKILGVGADSIQGDIRFIEAAQAMGAQVESGPNWLQVSRGSWPLKAIDLDCNHIPDAAMTLGVMALYADGTTTLRNIASWRVKETDRIAAMAIELRKLGATVEEGQDFIRITPPAGKSAWKAASIHTYDDHRVAMCFSLAAFNPTKLPVRIEDPKCVAKTFPDYFEALFSVSEAERERIPVICIDGPTASGKGTIAAEVAKALGYQPLDSGALYRITGLAASRAGLALDESCEEAIAEMALEMPVRFDAQQRVWLGNEDISLAIRSEEAGMNASRVSALPAVRRALVDLQLSFQALPGLVADGRDMGTVIFPHAPLKVYLWASAQCRAERRYKQLISKGISANMCTLLADLEARDARDMNRATAPLKPAEDSLQLDSSKMTIEQVVAQVLTWWQERQPFGRS, encoded by the coding sequence ATGTTCACCACCGAATTTCTGGATCTGCCCGCGCTGGACTCTGCCCATGGCACAGTCAGCCTGCCCGGCTCCAAAAGCATCTCCAACCGCGTGCTGCTGCTGGCCGCGCTGAGCCAGGGCACGACCACTATTCACGACCTGCTGGACTCTGACGACACCCAGGTCATGCTGGCGGGACTCAAGCAGCTGGGCTGCAAAATCACGCCCGACGCTGTCACGCCCGGTCAGGCCATTGAAGTTACCGGCATTGGCGGCCAGCTGCCTCACGGCACGGCTGCCACGCTGTTTCTGGGCAATGCCGGCACGGCCATGCGCCCGCTGACGGCAGCGCTGTCCGTGCTGGGCGGCAATTTCGAGATGACGGGCGTGCCCCGCATGTACGAGCGCCCCATTGGCGATCTGGTCGATGCGCTACGCCAGCTGGGCTGCAAGATTGACTATCTGAAGGATGAAGGCTTCCCCCCTCTGAAAATCGGCCAGCCTGACTTCAGCCAGCTGGGCAGCGAATCCATCAAGGTGCGTGGTGATGTCTCCAGCCAGTTCCTGACCTCGCTGCTCATGGCCCTGCCTCTGCTGGCCAAGGGCCGGGACATCACCATCGAGGTGGTGGGCGAGCTGATCTCCAAACCCTACATCCACATCACACTGGAGCTGCTGGCGCGCTTTGGCATTGCCGTGAAGAACGACAACTGGCAGCGCTTTGTGATTCCCGAGGGAAGCCGCTACCAGTCGCCGGGCGATATCCATGTGGAAGCCGATGCCTCATCCGCTAGCTATTTCATAGCATTAGGCGCCATTGCAGCAGAGGCTGATGAGCAAAAAAGCATCAAGATTCTGGGCGTAGGCGCAGACTCCATTCAGGGCGATATCCGCTTTATCGAAGCCGCCCAGGCCATGGGCGCACAAGTGGAAAGCGGCCCCAACTGGCTGCAGGTGTCGCGCGGCAGCTGGCCCCTGAAGGCCATTGACCTCGACTGCAACCACATCCCCGACGCCGCCATGACGCTGGGCGTGATGGCTCTGTACGCCGACGGCACCACCACGCTGCGCAATATCGCCAGCTGGCGCGTCAAGGAAACCGACCGCATCGCCGCCATGGCGATTGAGCTGCGCAAGCTGGGCGCCACGGTGGAAGAAGGGCAGGACTTCATCCGTATCACACCGCCCGCCGGTAAATCGGCGTGGAAAGCCGCCAGCATCCACACTTATGACGACCACCGCGTCGCCATGTGCTTCTCGCTGGCCGCTTTCAACCCCACCAAGCTGCCCGTGCGCATTGAAGACCCCAAGTGCGTGGCCAAGACCTTCCCTGATTACTTCGAGGCTTTGTTCTCCGTCAGCGAAGCCGAGCGTGAGCGCATTCCCGTCATCTGCATCGACGGCCCCACGGCCTCGGGCAAGGGAACAATTGCCGCCGAAGTGGCCAAGGCGCTGGGCTACCAGCCGCTGGACTCTGGCGCCCTCTACCGCATCACAGGTCTGGCCGCCTCTCGCGCAGGTCTGGCGCTGGACGAATCCTGCGAAGAAGCCATTGCCGAAATGGCGCTGGAAATGCCTGTGCGCTTTGATGCCCAGCAACGCGTGTGGCTGGGCAATGAAGACATCAGCCTGGCCATTCGCAGCGAAGAAGCGGGCATGAACGCCTCCCGCGTATCGGCCCTGCCTGCAGTGCGCCGTGCGCTGGTCGATCTGCAGCTGTCATTCCAGGCCCTGCCCGGCCTGGTGGCCGATGGCCGCGACATGGGCACCGTGATCTTTCCCCATGCGCCTCTGAAGGTCTATTTATGGGCTTCCGCCCAGTGCCGCGCAGAGCGCCGATATAAACAGTTGATTTCCAAAGGGATTTCAGCTAATATGTGCACCCTTTTGGCAGACCTTGAAGCGCGCGACGCCCGCGACATGAATCGCGCAACTGCGCCGCTCAAGCCCGCCGAAGATTCTTTGCAGCTCGACAGCTCCAAGATGACCATTGAACAAGTGGTTGCCCAGGTGCTGACGTGGTGGCAGGAACGCCAGCCGTTTGGCCGCTCTTGA
- a CDS encoding integration host factor subunit beta: protein MTRSDLVEELAARFGQLNQRDAEQAVKTILDAVSDALVRGHRIEIRGFGSFAINHRPPRIGRNPRSGESVQVPSKRVPHFKPGKALREAVDNLQVTEPSA, encoded by the coding sequence ATGACCCGATCCGACCTTGTCGAAGAACTTGCCGCCCGATTTGGCCAACTCAACCAGCGCGATGCCGAGCAGGCCGTCAAGACCATTCTGGACGCCGTCAGCGATGCACTGGTACGCGGTCACCGCATTGAGATTCGTGGTTTTGGCAGCTTTGCCATCAACCACCGCCCGCCTCGTATCGGTCGCAATCCCCGCAGCGGAGAGTCTGTTCAAGTGCCCTCCAAGCGCGTTCCGCATTTCAAGCCCGGCAAAGCGCTGCGTGAAGCCGTGGACAATCTGCAGGTCACCGAGCCCTCTGCATAA
- the rmuC gene encoding DNA recombination protein RmuC yields the protein MWWLGLAAVAVLIVVLLLVLLWWLQGLRRQTALALGPDAMRLQAQLLQGMQALDLRLQQLERSSQSTQMTVAKSDGALDRVTQHVQTQLAQALQGAQLARSEQVAALTTFREEVAQLVQRLTADSQQARSALAQSSAEQAAHVQQRFEALAETTRGTLDSLKGDIQQQLTHMSTHMGAALKDQLGSNGEQLRHQFAVLQDAVSQQLGTLAQGQQTTAEQLRGTLNERLATIQNDNAVKLDEMRRTVDEKLHATLEKRLGESFKLVSDRLEQVHKGLGEMQTLAGSVGDLKRVMTNVKSRGTWGELQLGSIIDNVLTPEQYAKNVKTVPGSDELVEFAIRMPGRQEEQPVWLPIDAKYPVEHYQRLQDAQDSADRAAIAAAGNAFESSIRAEARKIAGKYIAPPYTTDFAVMYLPTEGLFAEVLRRPGLVEALQNESRIVVTGPANLAAMLNSLQMGFKTLAIEKRSSEVWGVLGQVKTEFGKFGEVVEATRKSIDAAARKFDQVGVRTRAIQRHLRNVQELPANAEVEQPLFPATPLSSDQISAEDEE from the coding sequence ATGTGGTGGCTTGGTTTGGCGGCGGTGGCCGTATTGATCGTGGTCTTGCTTCTGGTGCTGCTGTGGTGGCTGCAGGGCTTGCGCAGGCAGACTGCGCTGGCGCTGGGGCCTGACGCCATGCGGCTGCAGGCACAGCTGTTGCAAGGCATGCAGGCGCTGGACTTGCGGCTGCAGCAGCTGGAGCGCAGTAGCCAGAGCACGCAGATGACGGTGGCCAAAAGCGATGGCGCGCTGGACCGCGTGACGCAGCATGTGCAGACGCAGCTGGCCCAGGCCCTGCAGGGTGCGCAGTTGGCGCGCAGCGAGCAGGTGGCGGCTTTGACGACCTTTCGTGAAGAGGTGGCCCAGCTTGTGCAGCGCCTGACGGCAGATAGCCAGCAAGCCCGCAGCGCACTGGCGCAAAGCAGTGCCGAGCAGGCCGCCCATGTGCAGCAGCGCTTTGAGGCGCTGGCCGAAACCACGCGGGGCACGCTGGATTCGCTCAAAGGCGATATCCAGCAGCAGCTCACGCACATGAGCACGCATATGGGCGCAGCGCTCAAGGATCAGCTCGGCAGCAATGGCGAGCAATTGCGCCACCAGTTTGCCGTGCTGCAGGATGCGGTGAGTCAGCAACTGGGAACCTTGGCACAGGGCCAGCAGACCACGGCTGAGCAGTTGCGCGGCACGCTCAACGAGCGGCTGGCCACTATTCAGAATGACAACGCCGTCAAGCTTGATGAGATGCGGCGCACCGTTGACGAAAAGCTGCACGCCACACTGGAGAAGCGCCTGGGCGAGTCCTTCAAGCTGGTCAGCGACCGGCTGGAACAGGTGCACAAGGGGCTGGGCGAAATGCAGACGCTGGCAGGCAGCGTGGGTGATCTCAAGCGCGTGATGACCAATGTGAAGTCGCGCGGAACATGGGGCGAGCTGCAGCTGGGCTCCATCATCGATAACGTGCTGACGCCAGAGCAGTACGCCAAGAACGTCAAGACTGTGCCGGGCAGTGATGAGCTGGTGGAATTCGCCATTCGCATGCCGGGGCGCCAGGAGGAGCAGCCCGTGTGGCTGCCTATCGATGCCAAGTACCCGGTGGAGCACTACCAGCGTTTGCAGGACGCTCAGGACAGCGCAGATCGCGCGGCCATTGCCGCAGCAGGCAACGCTTTTGAATCTTCCATTCGGGCCGAAGCCAGGAAGATTGCGGGCAAGTACATTGCGCCGCCCTACACCACAGACTTTGCAGTGATGTATCTGCCCACGGAAGGCTTGTTTGCCGAAGTGCTGCGTCGCCCCGGTCTGGTGGAAGCCTTGCAAAACGAAAGCCGCATCGTTGTCACCGGCCCAGCCAATCTGGCGGCCATGCTCAACAGTCTGCAGATGGGCTTCAAGACGCTGGCGATTGAAAAACGCTCATCCGAAGTCTGGGGTGTGCTGGGCCAGGTCAAGACCGAGTTTGGCAAGTTTGGCGAGGTGGTGGAGGCCACGCGCAAATCCATTGATGCAGCGGCGCGCAAGTTCGATCAGGTGGGGGTGCGCACCCGCGCCATCCAGCGGCATTTGCGCAATGTGCAGGAATTGCCTGCCAATGCAGAGGTGGAGCAGCCTTTGTTTCCCGCAACGCCGTTGAGCAGCGACCAGATCAGTGCTGAGGATGAGGAATGA
- a CDS encoding DUF4124 domain-containing protein, with protein sequence MRSKLAFFFVLLSLGGGAQAQVYRCEGPSGKTSYSDAPCPKGQTEGLVERKKTTAEIQREREQAAQANKAQAGKRKQRATTAPARAGRSTQREPASHGGKHAPQPSEHSRLPPSPQGYGLDQPYSHSVRRKKARAHECSHH encoded by the coding sequence ATGCGCAGCAAACTGGCTTTTTTCTTTGTGTTGCTAAGCCTTGGTGGCGGGGCTCAGGCACAGGTCTATCGCTGCGAAGGCCCTTCAGGCAAGACCAGCTACTCAGACGCTCCCTGTCCCAAAGGCCAGACTGAAGGGCTGGTAGAGCGCAAGAAAACCACGGCTGAAATCCAGCGTGAGCGCGAGCAAGCGGCCCAAGCCAATAAAGCCCAGGCTGGAAAAAGAAAGCAACGAGCTACGACAGCGCCAGCAAGAGCAGGACGCAGCACTCAAAGAGAGCCAGCAAGCCACGGCGGCAAACACGCCCCTCAACCTAGCGAACACTCCCGCTTGCCACCGAGCCCGCAAGGATATGGACTGGATCAACCATATTCACACTCTGTCAGACGAAAAAAGGCGCGCGCGCATGAATGCAGCCATCACTGA
- a CDS encoding MFS transporter yields the protein MNAALLRLILAQICIHGCMTGMRMATPLLALKEGYSAAAVGMLLALFALTQVFLALPAGRYADRHGLRRPLMLSVMAASLGAGVAVLLPVFPVLCLSALLTGGAAGTALIALQRHVGRMAHNKDELRKVFSWLAIGPAISNFLGPFAAGLLIDYAGGEAASETGFRAAFLLLALTPLAAWFWARTVQELPPALASSSSRNATAWDLVQNRGFRRLLLLNWALSSCWDVHTFVVPILGHERGLPASVIGTILGAFAIAAAVIRMLMPLLTRHMEEWQVVLGAMVCACVLFMAYPFMPGAWSMGACSVMLGIVLGSVQPMVMSMIHQITPAERHGEALGLRLMAINGSSVLMPILFGSLGTVVGVSALFWAVGVIVGSATRLPWLIGHEDMPAD from the coding sequence ATGAATGCAGCGCTGCTGCGTTTAATTCTGGCGCAAATCTGCATTCACGGCTGCATGACTGGCATGCGGATGGCTACACCGCTGCTGGCCCTCAAGGAAGGCTATAGCGCTGCAGCCGTGGGCATGCTGCTGGCGCTGTTTGCTTTAACCCAGGTGTTTCTTGCGCTGCCAGCCGGGCGCTATGCCGATCGTCATGGCCTCAGGCGGCCTTTGATGCTGAGTGTGATGGCGGCCAGTTTGGGCGCAGGCGTGGCTGTGCTGCTGCCGGTTTTTCCGGTGCTTTGCCTGAGTGCCTTGCTCACCGGTGGCGCAGCAGGCACAGCTTTGATTGCCCTGCAGCGCCATGTAGGCCGCATGGCGCATAACAAGGATGAGCTGCGCAAGGTTTTCAGCTGGCTGGCCATTGGGCCCGCGATTTCCAATTTTCTGGGGCCTTTTGCAGCGGGCTTGCTGATTGACTACGCAGGGGGCGAGGCGGCCAGTGAAACCGGGTTCAGAGCCGCGTTTTTGCTGCTGGCACTGACTCCGCTGGCCGCGTGGTTCTGGGCCCGCACGGTGCAGGAGCTGCCGCCGGCTCTGGCCTCGTCCAGCAGCAGAAATGCAACAGCATGGGATCTGGTGCAGAACCGGGGTTTTCGGCGTTTGCTGCTGCTGAACTGGGCCTTGTCTTCGTGCTGGGATGTGCACACTTTTGTGGTGCCCATTCTGGGGCATGAGCGCGGTCTGCCAGCCTCGGTCATTGGCACGATTCTGGGGGCGTTTGCCATTGCTGCAGCCGTCATCCGCATGCTGATGCCCCTGCTGACCCGGCATATGGAAGAGTGGCAGGTGGTACTGGGGGCCATGGTGTGCGCCTGTGTGCTTTTCATGGCCTATCCCTTCATGCCCGGTGCCTGGAGTATGGGCGCCTGCTCGGTGATGCTGGGCATTGTCCTGGGTTCAGTGCAGCCCATGGTGATGAGCATGATTCACCAAATCACCCCCGCAGAGCGCCATGGCGAGGCACTGGGCCTGCGCCTGATGGCCATTAACGGCTCCAGCGTGCTGATGCCGATTCTGTTTGGGTCGCTGGGCACCGTTGTGGGGGTGTCAGCGCTTTTCTGGGCGGTGGGGGTGATTGTCGGCAGCGCTACGCGCTTGCCCTGGCTAATTGGACATGAAGACATGCCCGCTGATTGA
- a CDS encoding LapA family protein translates to MKYLLWLLKAAIFFTLFAFALNNQQDATVHFFFGTAWTAPLVLIVLAAFALGLFVGVLGMVPRWLKHRSAAREAQAAKQAAQPEPNAAADSPNTAAAQPSSSIIAPSDLHGI, encoded by the coding sequence ATGAAATACCTGCTGTGGCTGCTCAAGGCAGCCATTTTTTTCACTCTGTTCGCCTTCGCACTGAATAACCAGCAAGACGCCACCGTGCACTTTTTCTTTGGCACGGCCTGGACGGCCCCGCTGGTGCTGATTGTGCTTGCCGCTTTTGCACTGGGCCTTTTTGTGGGCGTGCTGGGCATGGTGCCCCGCTGGCTCAAACACCGCAGCGCCGCACGCGAGGCACAAGCGGCCAAGCAGGCAGCCCAGCCAGAGCCCAATGCGGCCGCCGACAGCCCGAACACCGCCGCTGCACAGCCCTCTTCTTCGATCATTGCCCCGAGCGATTTGCATGGAATTTAA
- a CDS encoding 2-hydroxyacid dehydrogenase, translating to MNSKPRILIARAISPEVVQRLQQHFEVQSNQDDVVWSAQELAQQLQGKDGVLTTGSQSINAALLAACPQLKIVANMAVGYNNFDVPAMTAAGVQGTNAPDVLTETTADFGFALLMATARRICESEHYLRAGLWKDWHYDLFAGAEVHGTTLGILGMGRIGQAIARRAAHGFGMQVIYHNRSRLDAALEADCKARYVSKPELLAQADHLMLVLPFTAENRHAIGAAEIAQMKPTATLINIARGGIVDDAALAQALRDKRIAAAGLDVFEGEPAVNPDLLTVPNVVLTPHIASATKGTRSAMAGLAADNLISFFAGKGPLTPVNQLA from the coding sequence ATGAATTCCAAGCCCCGTATCTTGATTGCCCGCGCCATTTCGCCCGAAGTGGTGCAGCGCCTGCAGCAGCACTTTGAAGTCCAGTCCAATCAGGACGATGTGGTCTGGTCTGCACAGGAACTTGCCCAGCAACTGCAGGGCAAGGACGGTGTGCTGACCACTGGCTCGCAATCCATCAACGCTGCGCTGCTGGCCGCCTGCCCGCAGCTGAAGATCGTTGCCAATATGGCGGTGGGCTACAACAACTTCGACGTGCCCGCGATGACGGCCGCTGGCGTGCAAGGTACGAACGCCCCCGATGTGCTGACAGAAACCACGGCAGACTTTGGCTTTGCACTGCTGATGGCCACCGCAAGGCGCATTTGCGAGAGCGAGCACTATCTGCGCGCAGGCCTGTGGAAAGACTGGCATTACGACCTGTTTGCGGGCGCCGAGGTGCACGGCACAACGCTGGGCATTCTGGGCATGGGCCGTATCGGCCAGGCCATTGCCCGCCGCGCTGCCCATGGCTTTGGCATGCAGGTCATCTATCACAACCGCTCTCGCCTTGATGCCGCGCTGGAAGCCGATTGCAAGGCTCGCTATGTCAGCAAGCCAGAACTGCTGGCGCAGGCCGATCATCTGATGCTGGTGCTGCCCTTTACGGCAGAGAACCGCCATGCCATTGGCGCCGCAGAGATTGCACAGATGAAGCCCACCGCCACGCTGATCAATATTGCACGCGGCGGTATTGTGGATGACGCGGCGCTGGCGCAGGCCCTGCGTGACAAGCGCATTGCCGCCGCGGGCCTTGATGTTTTCGAGGGTGAGCCTGCCGTGAACCCGGATCTGCTGACCGTGCCCAATGTGGTGCTGACGCCGCACATCGCCAGCGCGACCAAGGGTACGCGCTCTGCCATGGCGGGGCTTGCTGCTGACAACCTGATTTCCTTCTTTGCAGGCAAGGGGCCGCTGACGCCCGTGAACCAGTTGGCCTGA
- the lapB gene encoding lipopolysaccharide assembly protein LapB, with amino-acid sequence MEFNLTWILLGLPVAFVLGWLASRWDLRQVRADNRQAPKAYFKGLNFLLNEQQDKAIDAFIEAVQNDPDTTELHFALGNLFRRRGEYNRAVRVHEHLLRRADLSRPDRDRAQHALAQDFLKAGLLDRAEEALNRLEGTQYEGDARLALLAIYERSRDWTQAAAIVRKMQAANQGDFSIRLAHYLCEDAQTQVARGQLDKAFSQLQQALETAPQAPRPRLELAQLQHRQGQSAQAWESLQALAQNSPTALPLAAGLMVEVAEATGQYQPVHDLLVKHYEQQPSLDLLQALVALDKKSNDAQAPGRTRLVEHLQHEPSLVAAAQWLEGETLAEEQYHDAVQKALNHATKPLTRYRCAACGFEARTHFWHCPGCQSWDSYPARRVEEL; translated from the coding sequence ATGGAATTTAATCTGACTTGGATTTTGCTGGGCTTGCCCGTCGCCTTTGTACTGGGCTGGCTCGCTTCCCGCTGGGACCTGCGCCAAGTGCGCGCAGACAACCGCCAGGCGCCCAAAGCCTATTTCAAAGGCCTGAACTTTCTGCTCAACGAGCAGCAGGACAAGGCCATTGATGCCTTTATCGAAGCCGTACAGAACGACCCGGACACCACCGAGCTGCACTTTGCCCTAGGCAATCTGTTTCGCCGTCGCGGCGAATACAACCGCGCCGTGCGCGTGCACGAGCATTTGCTCCGCCGCGCCGACCTCTCCCGCCCGGACCGAGACCGCGCCCAGCATGCACTGGCACAGGACTTTCTGAAGGCTGGCCTGCTTGACCGTGCAGAAGAGGCGCTGAACCGCCTGGAAGGCACGCAATATGAAGGCGATGCCCGTCTGGCCCTGCTGGCGATTTATGAGCGCTCACGCGACTGGACGCAAGCGGCCGCCATCGTGCGCAAGATGCAGGCAGCCAACCAGGGAGATTTCAGCATCCGCCTTGCCCACTACCTTTGCGAAGATGCACAGACTCAGGTGGCACGCGGCCAGCTGGACAAAGCTTTCTCGCAATTGCAGCAAGCGCTGGAAACAGCCCCGCAAGCGCCACGCCCCCGGCTGGAGCTGGCACAGTTGCAGCATCGCCAGGGTCAGTCAGCCCAGGCCTGGGAAAGTCTGCAGGCGCTTGCGCAAAACAGCCCAACCGCTCTGCCACTGGCTGCCGGCCTAATGGTCGAAGTGGCTGAGGCTACTGGTCAATACCAGCCCGTGCATGACCTGCTGGTCAAGCACTATGAACAGCAGCCATCGCTGGATCTGCTTCAGGCGCTGGTTGCTCTGGACAAGAAGAGCAATGACGCACAAGCCCCGGGGCGAACCCGTCTGGTTGAGCACTTGCAGCACGAGCCATCTCTGGTGGCCGCAGCGCAATGGCTGGAAGGCGAAACGCTGGCCGAAGAGCAATACCACGATGCTGTTCAGAAAGCGCTCAACCACGCCACCAAGCCATTGACCCGTTACCGCTGCGCAGCCTGTGGCTTTGAGGCGCGCACCCATTTCTGGCACTGCCCCGGCTGCCAGAGCTGGGACAGCTATCCAGCTCGCAGAGTCGAAGAGCTGTAA
- a CDS encoding tautomerase family protein yields the protein MPFIRTSVHKDTTPAQRQAIVNGIHQALIDGIGMPADELFNMVDDYDEQKFFFSRTFNGYQRSDRVVVVEITMRRGRSDAMKRALYANIAANLEKDAGVAPGDVFIFTHENDYSDWSVGGGKFAMAIAQQVGPDA from the coding sequence ATGCCTTTTATCCGCACCAGCGTCCACAAGGACACCACGCCCGCCCAGCGCCAGGCCATCGTCAACGGCATTCATCAGGCCCTGATTGACGGCATTGGCATGCCAGCCGATGAACTGTTCAATATGGTCGATGACTACGACGAGCAGAAATTCTTCTTCAGCCGCACTTTCAATGGCTATCAGCGCTCTGACCGCGTGGTGGTGGTCGAGATCACCATGCGCCGTGGCCGCAGCGATGCGATGAAGCGTGCGCTGTATGCCAATATCGCCGCCAATCTGGAAAAAGACGCAGGCGTTGCGCCCGGCGATGTGTTCATCTTCACGCATGAAAACGACTACTCGGACTGGTCGGTGGGTGGCGGCAAGTTCGCCATGGCCATTGCACAGCAAGTCGGCCCCGACGCCTGA